Below is a window of Roseivirga misakiensis DNA.
AGGGCGATATCCAGATATAACTTCTTTACCCACATTCAAATCCTTGGATTAGCAGTAGCGCTTAGTGCAACTTGTCTGATTTACTTTTTCGTCAATACGGAACTTAATGTGGATAGTCATATTTCTGAAAAAGAGACTATTTACAGAGTAATCAGAAAAGTTGAAGAGGCGAATTCATCCTACAAATCGCCTACTCTTCCTGGTCCGTTCAATGACCTCATTAGTTTACGCGCTGAACTACCTAAAGAAAATATTTTAAGAGTATATCAAGATGACGAGCTTATAACATATGATAACCAGTCATTTTTTGAGCCTAACGTTTTGTATGTGGACAATAATTTTCTGGATGTTTTGGATTACAAACTTCAAATAGGAAATCCTGCCACTATTTTAAAAAATGTCAATTCTGCAGTTATCTCTTCTCGAATTGCCAAGAAATATTTTGACAAGACTAACCCTATTGGCGAAACCTTAGAGGTTGAAGGCAAAGGAACTATCGAAATTGCAGGTGTACTTGCCGAGGAGACGACCAAGAGCCATTTACAAGTTGATTTTTTAGTCAATAATAGCGCTATGGGATATTCCAGCAGGTTTCTCACAGATAAGGAAACTCACGTTTTTAGTTATTATCTAAAAATTCCAAGCCAAGCCTTAGAAGTTATAGAATACGCCCTCAAAGATTTAAGTGATGAACATTTAAATCTCAACACATCAAAAAGTGTTTCTTTAGAACTCCAACCGCTTACCGATATTTACCTGGATGAGCCAATGAAATATGACATTGCTCAACACAACAATTGGGTACTGATACAAACCCTTGTAGTGATCGGCATTATTCTTCTAACGGTCGTTGCAGCGAACTTTGTCAACCTCAACATCGCCAAACTATTTAAAGGCGTAAAAAAGGTCGGAATCAAGAAAGTTTTAGGGTCCACAACAAGAACTTTAATTTTTGATTGGGCACTCGAGGTCTATTTGGTGATTCTTTTTGCCACCTTAGTCGCTTATGGAGGTTGTTATTTCATTTTACCTTACCTCTCACAACCTTTCGGTATTAATGTCAGTTTACCCCAGACCAATACTTTAATACTTATCATATTTTTGATACCCACCCTTTTAACCAGTATAATCACAGCGGTTCCAGCATTCATTCTGCTTTCTATAAAACCTTCTGAAACTTTAAAAGGAAAAGTGACAGGTGTTAAGACGAACGTTGTGCAACAAGGCCTTTTAAGTATGCAGTTTGCAACAGCATTTGTGATGATTGTATTGACCGTGGTCATTGTAAAACAGTTTCAATTCATGCAGTCAAAAGAAATTGGACTCAATGGTGAACAGGTTTTAATCTTTGATTCAAACAACAAGCATTCATGGCAAAACAGAAATCACATAACGGATGAAATAAAAAAGATTAGCGGAGTTAAAGATATAGCGATGGCTTACGGAGGCTTGCCCAAAAGCCCATCAGAAATCTCTGCATATGAAATTGACGGTTTACAATTTCAATGGAACACCGCCATTGTACAACCAAATCTAATTGACCTCTTAGATATTAAAATCGTTGCTGGCAGAACATTCGACGAGCAAATCGTTTCTGAAATGGAGAGTAGTGTTCTCTTAAATGAAAGTGCGGCCAAGATGTTGGGCTGGCCCCAAAAAAACCTTGTCGGACAGAACTTATCACTAACTGAAAATAGTGAAACTAAAAAGGTGATCGGCATTGTAAAAGATTACCATTACCAATCGCTCAAAAGTGAAATCGAGCCACTTGTTTTACAATCATCAAACTGGGGCGAAACTTTCATAGTCAAAATAGCCAGTCAAAATTATGCAGGCATATTGTCTGAAGTTGAGGAAGTATGGAAACAGTACGTACCCCGATACCCTTTTTATTATCGTTTTCTAGATGATTCTTTTCAGCAAATGCATTTAGAAGACACAAAAAATCGACAAATAATCTTTCTGTTTACTATTCTCACCATTCTGATCACTTCCATGGGAACGTTAAGTATGGTGGCTCTGATTCAAGAGTCTAAAGTGAAAGAAGTTACTATTCGGAAAGTGCTCGGGGCACCTCTAAGTGGAATTTTCTATTTATTGAGTTTCAATTTCGTAAAGGTGCTCACATTTTCAAGCCTCATCGCGGTACCGCTCGCCTGGCTAATGGCCAAAAGATGGCTCGATGAGTTTAGTTATCGGATAGATATTTCTCCATCACTTTTTCTAATTGGCTTTTCTTTATTGAGCGTTATTATTATCACTTTAATCATCAGCCAATCTTGGAAGACTGCCACTTTAAATCCAGTAAAACGGCTAAGAGCTGAATAGTTATTGATTAAAGTGCCTAGCCTATGAAAAATTTTGAAACCAGACTTAAAGGAGGCCACCCAAACTCGCTTGGCAATACCATTGTGGTTGTCGAAGAGGTATTAAATGAACCAACACATTTCGATGAACTTTTCAACTGCTATTTCAGCGAAGATGAAATCGTAAGGTTACGAGTTTCCAATGCGATGAAACGGATATGCAAAGAAAAGCCTAGTTGTCTTATCCCCTACATCGATCGCTTCATAACTGAGATTTCGCTGATCGACCAAGCCTCCACCAAATGGACAATAGCGCAACTTTTTGAATACTTAGATACCGATTTATCGCCTCAACAATATGCCAGTGCTAAATCAATTATCAAACGTAACTTAGAAATCGAGTCTGATTGGATTGTTCTAATCAATTCTATGCAAACGCTGGCAAAATGGTCGAAAAAAGACGAAGAGCTTGCTCAATGGTTAATGCCTCACCTTGAAAGGCTATCTAAAGACAGCAGAAAATCAGTCTCGAAACAGGCTTTAAAATTTGCTCAGCACAATAGTGGATAATCTCAAGATTCGTAGCTTTTTATGCCATTTTCAAAACTTCGAAAGCTCAGCAAAACATGTATCTCTATAAAAAGTTTTACGTTAAGATTCTCAAACACAAAACAACACCCTAATTAATGATGAGAAAAAGTTTACTCCTCCTTGTTTTGATACAAATCCTTTTCAGTTGCTCAAATGACTCTGAGTGTACGAAGACGATAAACATTCCACAGGTTTATTTCATCAACAACCAGTCTTACACCTATAACATTACTCAAGAGGTACCATGTGACTTTGAAGAAGCTACAACAGCCGTAGAAATCAGCCCACCAGTATTTGATAACCTTAGTCACGAAGTCAGAGTGTTTAACTTCACACCTGATACAGGAAGCAACACCTCTCGGCTGGAGTTTGAAATTGCATTGACTAATACTGGAGCCACTAGAGTGACTGGTGTGGCTGTGGTCACTTTAGACTCTGATGGAACCGAAATACAATTAAATTTTTCAGACCAGAATGGAGGGCTTTGCCGAGCTCTTGAGGCCAATGGTAGTTGTGTGCTCTCATTTGATCAAGAAACCTCATTAGACCTAGGTCTGGTAAACGAGGTTAGTTTTGTAAGAGTGGATTACTTTCTCATTAGTGAATAGAATTTCTGCCGCAAACCTTATGACCTAGAATCGTATCCAACGAGAATTTTATTACAACAAAAATTTCATAAACATTAATAAAGGAAATGATTGCAAGAATATGGCATGGTCGTACGAACGCAGAGCACTTAGATGAGTATACTTCATAGATGAGGGAGCTCGCGATACCCGACTATCAGAAAACTCCAGGTTTCATTGATTTAACTTTTCTCAGACGGATTGAAAACGATGTAGCCCATTTCACCCTTATCACCTATTGGGATAATCTAGAGGTCATTAAGAACTTTACTGGAAATGATTTCGAAAAGGCTAAGTATTACCCTGAGGATAGAAATTACTTACTTGAGTTTGAGGAGAGGGTAATTCATTACGAAGTGTTCTCTTAGCAATAAAAGCATTTACTCATTTAGAGAAGTAGTATCTCAGCCAAAACCTCTGGTCATTTTCACATTATCGACTTTAGGTCAAGACCAAAGATTTAAGCATCTTGAAAACTAGAACCAAACAAAGCCACCAACATCAATAATCACCTTTGAAGATTTACGAAGACAATATTGAACAATGTGATAATGAGTTATCTGAAATAAAGGAGCAAGCAAAACGCTACTCACTCCTAAGGGTAACATCGTTTCTAGCTTCTCTAATTCTCATCATTGTATTGGCCAATGAAGGTATGATTGCAGGTTTATGGCTTGCAGCACCAGTTTCTATTATAACCTTCGCCTATTTTCTCGATCGGTACAACAAATTAAATGAGAGAAAGAATAGTCTGACTCATTTAAGGGCAGTAAATAAAAATGAATTGCTCCGACTTTCAAATGAACTTGACGCCTTCCCTACTGGTTCCAAATACCTTGAAAGAGATCATGCCTATATTACCGATTTAGACATCTTTGGGGCTCATTCCCTATTCCAGCTTTTAAATAGAACCACAACAGAGTCGGGAAACAGCTATTTGGCAAAATGGCTCACAAATCCAGCGAAAAAGAAAACAATTCTTGAAAAGCAAAAAGCAATTCAAGAGCTGGCACCAAAACTCGAATGGCGGCAACAATTTGAAGTTGCTGGACGACCATTTGAAAATAAAGAAAGTGAATACCAAAAGCTCTTAAATTGGTTTAAAACGCCAGAAAAGCTTTTGCCAAATAAGATAATCTATTTCGTTGGAGCCTTCGCGCTAGGGGTTATTGCCACAACTTTGACCATACTGTGCATTATTCACATCGCATCAGATGATATAAAATATTATTCCCCTTTGCTGTTTATCGTCCTGCTGATCAATTTCTTTATCCTGAAGAAATTAACACCACTGGCCGAAGAAATTATAGATAGTACACATAATAATGTTCAAACCCTTGGTGGATATCAAATGCTGGCAGCAGCAATTTTATCTGAGAAGTTCAACTCGAAAAAATTGATCAAGCTTCAGACTAATTTGTATCAAAACGATCGATCGGCTACAGATGAGATCAAACAATTGAGGAAGATATTAGAAGTATTTCAACTCCGGGGTACAAAAAGAAGTGATAACAATAAGTTCTATGGACTATTTAATGTTGCGTGGTTATTCGACGTCTATTTGATAATCCTCGTAGAAAAGTGGAAAAAAAGAAATAGGGATCATATTCGACCTTGGTTTGAGGCAATAAGTGAGTTTGAAGCTTTAAATAGTCTAGCAGGTTTCACCTACTCAAATCCAGGTTATGAATTCCCAGAGATAAAAGAAGAACCTTATCATTTAAGTTTCTCGTCCATTGGTCATCCGTTAATCAAGGCTAGTAACAGGGTCTGTAACGACTTCTCATTGAATGAACGTGGTCAAATTGCTATGATAACTGGCTCTAATATGGCCGGCAAGAGTACTTTCCTAAGGACAATTGGGATAAATCTGACACTAGCATTGATGGGAGCTCCTTGTTGTGCGAAAACTCCAAAAGTATCTGAAATGATCATGTTCACGAGCATGAGAACACAAGATAACTTGATCGAAGGCGTGTCATCCTTTTATGCAGAGCTAAAAAGAGTCGAACAACTCCTTGAACAAATCGAAAGCGGACGACCGATATTTTTTATGCTCGATGAAATGTTTAAGGGAACGAACTCGGAAGATCGCTATAAAGGTGGCGTTTCATTAATCAAACAACTGAATGAACTCAATGCATTTGGGATAATTTCTACTCACGACTTAGAGCTAGCCAACTTAGCTGGTAAGCACCTGATTGTAGCCAATCATAGTTTTAATAGCAAAATAAAAAAAGGAGAACTTGAGTTCGACTATAAACTCACAGACGGTATCTGTACCGATTTTAATGCTAGCGAACTGATGAAAAAAAGCGGCATTAAAATTCTGAATGACATTGAAAAACTGAAATAATCTTTCATTTTTTCGCCCTCGATAAAAATTTAATTTCTCTTGACCGCAGGTATTTAGAATAAATGTCATCTAATCAATTGAAGACATTTTTAAACCTAAATCTGCTGCTATGAAACACTCTAAATATTTTACAATTGCCTTAATAGGATTATCGCTAACATTTTTCTCTTGTTCAAAAAATGATGATGACGATACTGATGATGATACTGAAGCGGAAGAAACAACCGTTGGTGTAGCTACGCCAGTTTCTGCATTCGATGAGTTTAACAGTGATGCCGTAACGGTTTCTTTTGATGGCGATGAAATCACTATTGAATCGAATGGAGTGCCCAACCATACTTCTCCTTACTGGGAAGAAACCAATCCACTTTATATAGAACCTGTGGTAGCAGTGGCTTTAACACCAGGTCGTATTGGTGGGGATAGAAGCTTTACGCTGACAGTTTCTACCAACCCTGCTCTAGCCACGGTTAGCTCCGCAACTGGATTAGGTCCGATTGGCATTTCCGTTACTGGCGTCCCTATTTTTAATGATACAGAAGGTCCTAACAGACCAATAGAGGAACAAATAGTGGAAACATTTGACTATGCTGGAGCGCATAATGGCCCTAGCGGTTATCACTATCACGTTGAATCATATGATGTCCCAGAGAATACTGTAC
It encodes the following:
- a CDS encoding antibiotic biosynthesis monooxygenase family protein, with the protein product MRELAIPDYQKTPGFIDLTFLRRIENDVAHFTLITYWDNLEVIKNFTGNDFEKAKYYPEDRNYLLEFEERVIHYEVFS
- a CDS encoding ABC transporter permease; translated protein: MIWSKLKFAIRAISRYNFFTHIQILGLAVALSATCLIYFFVNTELNVDSHISEKETIYRVIRKVEEANSSYKSPTLPGPFNDLISLRAELPKENILRVYQDDELITYDNQSFFEPNVLYVDNNFLDVLDYKLQIGNPATILKNVNSAVISSRIAKKYFDKTNPIGETLEVEGKGTIEIAGVLAEETTKSHLQVDFLVNNSAMGYSSRFLTDKETHVFSYYLKIPSQALEVIEYALKDLSDEHLNLNTSKSVSLELQPLTDIYLDEPMKYDIAQHNNWVLIQTLVVIGIILLTVVAANFVNLNIAKLFKGVKKVGIKKVLGSTTRTLIFDWALEVYLVILFATLVAYGGCYFILPYLSQPFGINVSLPQTNTLILIIFLIPTLLTSIITAVPAFILLSIKPSETLKGKVTGVKTNVVQQGLLSMQFATAFVMIVLTVVIVKQFQFMQSKEIGLNGEQVLIFDSNNKHSWQNRNHITDEIKKISGVKDIAMAYGGLPKSPSEISAYEIDGLQFQWNTAIVQPNLIDLLDIKIVAGRTFDEQIVSEMESSVLLNESAAKMLGWPQKNLVGQNLSLTENSETKKVIGIVKDYHYQSLKSEIEPLVLQSSNWGETFIVKIASQNYAGILSEVEEVWKQYVPRYPFYYRFLDDSFQQMHLEDTKNRQIIFLFTILTILITSMGTLSMVALIQESKVKEVTIRKVLGAPLSGIFYLLSFNFVKVLTFSSLIAVPLAWLMAKRWLDEFSYRIDISPSLFLIGFSLLSVIIITLIISQSWKTATLNPVKRLRAE
- a CDS encoding YHYH protein codes for the protein MKHSKYFTIALIGLSLTFFSCSKNDDDDTDDDTEAEETTVGVATPVSAFDEFNSDAVTVSFDGDEITIESNGVPNHTSPYWEETNPLYIEPVVAVALTPGRIGGDRSFTLTVSTNPALATVSSATGLGPIGISVTGVPIFNDTEGPNRPIEEQIVETFDYAGAHNGPSGYHYHVESYDVPENTVLSHDDEKLVGIMADGFLIYGRKCDVLGDHPTDLDVSGGHTSATQHSDGVDFYHYHIINEFYLGTIIALFAGNLQGTPSSIF
- a CDS encoding MutS-related protein; this translates as MKIYEDNIEQCDNELSEIKEQAKRYSLLRVTSFLASLILIIVLANEGMIAGLWLAAPVSIITFAYFLDRYNKLNERKNSLTHLRAVNKNELLRLSNELDAFPTGSKYLERDHAYITDLDIFGAHSLFQLLNRTTTESGNSYLAKWLTNPAKKKTILEKQKAIQELAPKLEWRQQFEVAGRPFENKESEYQKLLNWFKTPEKLLPNKIIYFVGAFALGVIATTLTILCIIHIASDDIKYYSPLLFIVLLINFFILKKLTPLAEEIIDSTHNNVQTLGGYQMLAAAILSEKFNSKKLIKLQTNLYQNDRSATDEIKQLRKILEVFQLRGTKRSDNNKFYGLFNVAWLFDVYLIILVEKWKKRNRDHIRPWFEAISEFEALNSLAGFTYSNPGYEFPEIKEEPYHLSFSSIGHPLIKASNRVCNDFSLNERGQIAMITGSNMAGKSTFLRTIGINLTLALMGAPCCAKTPKVSEMIMFTSMRTQDNLIEGVSSFYAELKRVEQLLEQIESGRPIFFMLDEMFKGTNSEDRYKGGVSLIKQLNELNAFGIISTHDLELANLAGKHLIVANHSFNSKIKKGELEFDYKLTDGICTDFNASELMKKSGIKILNDIEKLK